GTCGCGCCGGCTTCATTCAGCACGCGTTTGAAATTGGTCACGACATTGGCGAACTGCGCCTCGAAGCCGTCGGGCAGCTCGCGGTTGGCGTCGAAGCCGGGAATGCCGGAGATGAACAACAAATCGCCGACGCGGGCGCCGAGCGAGAGCGGCGGCGCCTGGATGCCGGGCGGAGGAGGGAAGTGCTTGATCGCTGTGTTGTCTGTCATGAGGTCACCCGTCTGCGCGAGATGGAAGGGGAGAAGGTTCGATGGCGCGCGGCGAAGCGGCACGCCGGCGCCAAAGATTCTTGCCGAAGAGATTCTGGCCGATCATGCCGGCCAGCATCGCGGCGACGAACACCACGATCGGCAGCGAGAGCCCGGCGAGATTGACCAGCGCGGGGCCGGGGCAGATGCCGGCGAGACCCCAGCCGATGCCGAACAGCACGGCGCCGCCGACCAGCGGCGCATCGATGTCGCTGCGTTCGGGCCACAGGAAGCGCGCCGAGAAGGCCGGCGCGCTACGCTGCCGCGCGATCGCAAAGCCGGTTGCCGCGACCGCAACCGCACCCGCCATCACGAAGGCGAGCGTCGCATCCCAGGCGCCGAACAGATCGAGGAAGCCGAGCACCTTCTGCGGATCGGTCATGCCCGAGATCAAGAGGCCGGCGCCGAAGATCAGGCCGCAAATGAAGCTTGCAAGAACCGGCATCGCTAGCCTCCGATCCCGTGCCTGACGATCGCGACCGTTATGATCGCCGCCGTCATGAAGATGAACGTGGCCACGATCGAGCGGCCGGACAGCCGCGCGAAGCCGCAGACGCCGTGGCCCGAGGTGCAGCCATTGCCCATCCTTGTGCCGAACCCGACCAGAAGGCCCGCGATCGCAATCACCACGAGGCTCGTGTTCATCGCCGGTCGCGGCAGCGGTGCGCCGAACAGCGCCGCAATCAGGGGCGCTGCAATTAACCCCGCGATGAACGCGATGCGCCAGCGGCGGTCGGCGGTATCGGGCTGGAGCAAGCCGCCGACGATGCCGGTGACGCCGGCGACCCGCCCAGTCAGCAGCATCAAGAGCGCCGCGGCGAGGCCGATCAGTGCGCCGCCGAGTAGGCCGGAAACTGGGGTGAAATCGTGCATCGATGCGGCTCCCTGTTGCGCAAACTCCTCAGCGATGGCGCAAAGCGGCGGGCGCACATGCGCCGATGGTCGCGCGACCATGTGGGCGATGATAGACTCTGCGACAACATGAACAAGCGCAATCCCGCGTGTTTTGCCGGCATTTCGAGGTGCCGCCGCCCGGTCGGATTGCCGCGATTCGATCTGGAGAACTTCCCATG
This Bradyrhizobium sp. CCBAU 53421 DNA region includes the following protein-coding sequences:
- a CDS encoding RidA family protein yields the protein MTDNTAIKHFPPPPGIQAPPLSLGARVGDLLFISGIPGFDANRELPDGFEAQFANVVTNFKRVLNEAGATMRDLVKVNVLLTRASDVATMNALYAGAFGPAPYPARTTCVVVALPNPKMLIEIEGVASVKG
- a CDS encoding YeeE/YedE family protein, translated to MTISWEVLQIESRQSDRAAAPRNAGKTRGIALVHVVAESIIAHMVARPSAHVRPPLCAIAEEFAQQGAASMHDFTPVSGLLGGALIGLAAALLMLLTGRVAGVTGIVGGLLQPDTADRRWRIAFIAGLIAAPLIAALFGAPLPRPAMNTSLVVIAIAGLLVGFGTRMGNGCTSGHGVCGFARLSGRSIVATFIFMTAAIITVAIVRHGIGG
- a CDS encoding DUF6691 family protein, encoding MPVLASFICGLIFGAGLLISGMTDPQKVLGFLDLFGAWDATLAFVMAGAVAVAATGFAIARQRSAPAFSARFLWPERSDIDAPLVGGAVLFGIGWGLAGICPGPALVNLAGLSLPIVVFVAAMLAGMIGQNLFGKNLWRRRAASPRAIEPSPLPSRADG